A genome region from Bradyrhizobium sp. WSM1417 includes the following:
- the rnk gene encoding nucleoside diphosphate kinase regulator produces MRNFEAESRREQPALPPIKITEDESRRLSSLANSSMDLFPRVAHFLAREMERATVTDENNLQGVIRMGSRVTYRDDETGASREIVLVYPHEANIELNRISVLTPVGAALIGLSPGQRIDFETPHKRTRGLTVLAVSE; encoded by the coding sequence ATGCGCAATTTCGAAGCTGAGAGCCGGCGAGAACAGCCCGCGTTGCCGCCGATCAAGATCACTGAGGACGAATCGCGGCGCCTCAGTTCCTTGGCCAATTCGAGCATGGATCTGTTTCCGCGAGTGGCCCATTTTCTGGCCCGAGAAATGGAACGTGCCACGGTGACGGACGAGAACAATTTGCAAGGCGTGATCAGGATGGGCTCGAGAGTGACCTATCGCGATGACGAGACGGGTGCGAGCCGAGAAATCGTGCTGGTCTATCCGCATGAGGCAAACATCGAGCTCAATCGGATCTCGGTCCTGACGCCTGTTGGAGCGGCCTTGATCGGCCTATCGCCGGGGCAGCGGATCGACTTCGAGACGCCCCACAAGCGCACCAGGGGCCTGACCGTTCTCGCGGTGTCCGAATAA
- a CDS encoding GreA/GreB family elongation factor: protein MKQKECAVLPLPKIALTSSDYPRLEQLARLAVQKGDLDGIFLMGEINRADIVPDEADKVRPFVTIGSWVTHCTNWGVPRRTVQLVWPEECWSDPACISVLTPLGTALIGLQVGDQMPYFIAGCLNVVRVQSLTPSDSKVVPLFRRGTRRSGNPFDDDPGPTAA, encoded by the coding sequence TTGAAGCAGAAGGAGTGCGCCGTGCTGCCTCTTCCAAAAATCGCACTGACCTCATCAGACTATCCGCGGCTCGAACAGCTCGCCCGCCTCGCCGTCCAAAAAGGAGATTTGGACGGGATATTCCTCATGGGCGAAATCAACCGCGCCGATATCGTCCCGGACGAAGCGGACAAGGTCCGTCCTTTCGTGACGATCGGATCATGGGTCACCCATTGCACGAATTGGGGCGTTCCGCGTCGCACCGTGCAACTGGTCTGGCCCGAGGAGTGCTGGTCGGATCCCGCCTGCATTTCGGTGTTGACCCCGCTGGGTACAGCTTTGATCGGACTGCAGGTCGGCGACCAGATGCCGTACTTCATCGCCGGATGCCTGAATGTCGTCAGGGTCCAAAGCCTGACCCCATCGGATTCAAAGGTCGTCCCACTCTTCCGGAGAGGGACGAGGCGGTCAGGCAACCCGTTCGACGACGACCCCGGACCAACTGCAGCATAG
- a CDS encoding monovalent cation/H+ antiporter subunit A — protein MFLLAVLVLPFAGSFIAALLRVNARNAEAWLAGAVALTAFCLIGASYPNVANGGVVGWRTDWVAELGLAFVLRLDGFAWAFAMLITGIGFLVVLYARYYMSPSDPVPRFFSLLLAFMGAMLGIVLSGNLLQLVFFWELTSLFSFLLISYWHHNAAARDGARMALVITSTGGLCLFAGVLLIGHIVGSYDLEQVLASGNAIRSHALYVPALVLILLGALTKSAQFPFHFWLPHAMAAPTPVSAYLHSATMVKAGVFLLVRLWPAMGGTNEWLWLVGSTGLITFFLGAFLAVFQQDLKGLLAYSTISHLGLITLLTGLDTPFGQIAAIFHIMNHATFKASLFMAAGIIDHETGTRDIRRLSGLWAFMPITATLAMVAAAAMAGVPLLNGFLSKEMFFAETIEVHDNSLVDQALPYIVTLASTFTVAYSLRFIRDVFFGPPPTGLPRVPHEPPLLMRLPAELLVLACLIVGVAPALTVAPILDTAARAVLGSAMPEYSLRLWHGITPELLMSIVAMAGGLGVYVMLRSYLLSHEGPPLLGRINGKRIFDWALVTLSWRLARWLATNLGTRRLQPQLRLLAGVAFVAALLPLYARGLSLTGPSEREFDLVFGLLWVVGGGCAVGTAVQAKFHRVVALILLGTAGLVTCVSFVWLSAPDVALTQIVVETVTTVLLLLGLRWLPKRIARPGPAEAPDSIRWQRVRDFSIALLAGLGLATLALAAMQLPDNHSISRYFVENAYTKGGGTNVVNVILVDFRGFDTLGEITVLAVVALTVFALLRRFRPAPESIPVPEQQHVQDAHDEAHPDRQKGDTAKDTLATAALMMGLLFPVIGVVAIFLLLRGHDLPGGGFVAGIAMATAFILQYMARGTVWVEARLHVMPVRWMGFGLLLAGFAGVAACVFGHPFLTSYFAYAELPLLGRVPAASALLFDIGVFSLVVGATVLMLIAIAHQSLRRYGVSLQAGQRAPGERPKEELV, from the coding sequence ATGTTCCTGCTTGCCGTTCTCGTCCTTCCTTTCGCAGGAAGCTTTATTGCGGCACTCTTGCGGGTCAATGCACGCAACGCTGAGGCGTGGCTCGCTGGAGCGGTCGCACTTACAGCTTTTTGCCTCATCGGCGCGTCTTATCCGAACGTGGCGAATGGCGGCGTTGTCGGGTGGCGGACGGACTGGGTCGCTGAACTTGGACTCGCGTTTGTGCTGAGGCTTGACGGGTTTGCATGGGCCTTCGCCATGCTGATCACCGGCATCGGCTTTCTGGTGGTGCTGTATGCCCGCTACTACATGTCACCCAGTGATCCCGTTCCGCGATTCTTCTCCCTCCTGCTCGCCTTCATGGGAGCAATGCTGGGAATCGTGCTCTCCGGCAACCTGCTCCAACTGGTTTTTTTCTGGGAGCTGACCAGTCTCTTTTCATTCCTGCTGATCAGTTACTGGCACCACAACGCGGCGGCGAGAGATGGCGCGCGGATGGCGCTGGTGATCACGTCGACGGGTGGGCTTTGCCTCTTCGCCGGCGTGCTGCTGATCGGGCACATCGTCGGCAGCTATGACCTGGAGCAGGTGCTGGCTTCCGGGAACGCGATCCGTTCGCACGCGCTTTATGTCCCCGCACTCGTTCTGATCCTTCTCGGCGCGCTCACCAAAAGCGCCCAATTCCCGTTTCATTTCTGGCTGCCGCACGCGATGGCCGCCCCAACTCCCGTTTCCGCTTATCTCCATTCGGCAACAATGGTGAAGGCTGGAGTCTTCCTTCTGGTGCGGCTCTGGCCGGCGATGGGTGGAACGAATGAATGGCTGTGGCTGGTGGGCTCGACCGGCCTGATCACGTTTTTTCTGGGCGCGTTTCTCGCCGTGTTCCAGCAGGATCTGAAGGGGCTATTGGCCTACTCGACGATCAGCCATCTCGGCCTGATCACACTTTTGACCGGACTCGATACCCCGTTCGGGCAGATCGCGGCGATTTTCCATATCATGAACCACGCGACCTTTAAGGCATCGCTGTTCATGGCGGCCGGCATCATCGATCACGAAACCGGCACGCGCGACATCCGCCGCCTTAGCGGGCTATGGGCCTTCATGCCGATTACGGCGACGCTGGCCATGGTGGCTGCCGCGGCAATGGCGGGAGTGCCGTTGCTGAACGGTTTTCTGTCGAAGGAAATGTTTTTTGCCGAGACGATCGAGGTCCATGACAACTCCCTCGTCGATCAGGCGCTGCCGTACATCGTCACTCTCGCCAGCACGTTCACGGTTGCTTATTCGCTGCGCTTCATTCGCGACGTGTTCTTCGGCCCGCCTCCAACCGGCTTGCCACGCGTTCCACATGAGCCGCCCCTGTTGATGCGACTTCCGGCCGAACTGCTCGTGCTGGCATGCCTCATCGTCGGCGTCGCGCCGGCTCTCACTGTGGCGCCGATCCTCGATACGGCTGCCCGGGCGGTTCTCGGCTCCGCGATGCCGGAGTACAGCCTTCGTCTCTGGCACGGAATTACGCCTGAACTTCTGATGAGCATCGTAGCGATGGCCGGTGGGTTGGGCGTCTACGTCATGCTGCGCTCCTACCTGCTCTCGCACGAGGGACCGCCCTTGCTCGGACGCATCAATGGCAAACGGATATTTGACTGGGCGTTGGTGACATTGTCCTGGCGGCTTGCACGATGGCTCGCCACCAATCTCGGCACGAGGCGTCTCCAACCACAATTGAGACTGTTGGCCGGCGTGGCGTTCGTCGCTGCCCTGCTGCCCCTCTACGCCCGCGGCCTCTCGCTGACGGGACCGTCAGAGAGGGAATTCGACCTCGTCTTTGGATTACTCTGGGTGGTCGGCGGTGGTTGCGCGGTGGGGACCGCGGTCCAGGCCAAATTTCATCGGGTGGTGGCGCTGATACTGCTCGGGACCGCGGGTCTCGTCACCTGCGTCAGCTTCGTCTGGTTGTCCGCTCCCGATGTCGCGCTGACGCAGATCGTCGTTGAGACGGTTACGACGGTTCTCCTGTTGCTCGGCTTGCGGTGGCTGCCGAAACGCATTGCGCGACCAGGCCCGGCCGAGGCGCCCGACAGCATTCGGTGGCAACGTGTTCGCGACTTCTCCATCGCGCTCCTCGCCGGGCTCGGTTTGGCCACCCTTGCGCTGGCAGCCATGCAGCTCCCGGACAATCACAGCATTTCGCGATACTTCGTGGAAAACGCATACACGAAGGGGGGCGGAACCAACGTGGTCAACGTCATCCTGGTGGATTTTCGCGGGTTCGATACGCTCGGCGAGATCACGGTGCTTGCGGTCGTCGCGCTGACCGTCTTTGCGCTTTTGCGCCGTTTCCGTCCGGCCCCCGAAAGCATTCCCGTTCCCGAACAGCAGCATGTCCAGGATGCCCACGACGAGGCTCATCCCGATCGACAGAAGGGCGACACTGCCAAGGACACGCTGGCTACTGCAGCATTGATGATGGGCTTGCTGTTTCCCGTGATCGGCGTCGTGGCCATCTTCCTTCTCTTGCGCGGGCACGACCTTCCGGGCGGCGGCTTCGTCGCCGGCATCGCAATGGCAACAGCGTTCATCCTGCAGTATATGGCTCGCGGCACGGTGTGGGTGGAAGCTCGTCTTCACGTCATGCCGGTGCGTTGGATGGGTTTCGGCCTCTTGCTGGCAGGGTTTGCGGGAGTTGCCGCCTGCGTTTTCGGACACCCCTTCCTGACCTCGTACTTTGCATATGCCGAACTGCCTCTGCTCGGTCGCGTCCCCGCGGCCAGCGCTCTTCTCTTCGATATCGGTGTGTTCTCGCTTGTCGTCGGCGCGACGGTCCTGATGCTCATCGCAATCGCGCATCAGTCGCTACGTCGCTATGGCGTGTCGCTCCAGGCGGGGCAACGCGCGCCCGGTGAGCGACCGAAAGAGGAGTTGGTGTAA
- a CDS encoding Na+/H+ antiporter subunit C — MELSLAFGIGALTASGVWLILRPRTFQVIIGLSLLSYAVNLFIVAMGRVRTGAPVLIAKEIGDATKHADPLPQALVLTAIVISFATTALFLVVLLASRGLARTDHVDGQEPEA; from the coding sequence ATGGAGCTTAGCCTGGCCTTCGGCATAGGTGCGCTTACGGCGTCCGGAGTGTGGCTGATCCTCAGGCCGCGCACGTTTCAAGTCATCATCGGGCTTTCGTTGCTCTCTTACGCCGTCAATCTCTTCATCGTGGCCATGGGACGGGTGCGGACGGGAGCGCCGGTGCTGATCGCAAAAGAGATCGGGGATGCAACGAAACATGCTGATCCGCTACCACAGGCGCTCGTACTGACTGCAATCGTCATCAGTTTTGCAACGACGGCGCTGTTCCTTGTCGTTCTCCTCGCGTCGCGCGGCCTGGCTCGGACCGATCACGTCGACGGTCAGGAGCCTGAAGCGTGA
- a CDS encoding monovalent cation/H+ antiporter subunit D, whose translation MSGIANLVVAPIVLPLLAGAGMLLLNGERHRNIVAAVNVATTVALVCVAVILLGMSDSGHPEIREVYRLGDWPAPFGIVLVLDRLSGLMLLLTSILALASLVFSLARWHRTGAHFHPLFQFLLMGLNGAFLTGDLFNLFVFFELLLAASYGLLLHGSGLARVKAGLHYIVMNLVASLLFLIGVSLIYGVTGTLNMADLSARIPAIAAESRGLLEAGAGMLAVAFLLKAGMWPLCFWLPTAYAAASPPVASIFAIMTKVGVYIILRLSLLLFGEGSGASAGFGSDWLLWGGLATIAFGAIGTLASQDTARLGGFSVLVSSGTVLAAAGTGQVSVTGGALFYLVSSTLGISAFFLLAELIERGREPGADVIAVTREAYGDDDADHTEEEVGTAIVATMGLLGVAFIGCALVIAGLPPLSGFIAKFALLTAVLRPSDMHPGGAVPGSGWALLLALLVSSFAALVALTRAGIRSFWASPDRTVPRVRLIEMAPIMFLLIICAAQTVLAGPVMRFMQATAQSLHAPAGYISDVLEISAQGSRKAGGK comes from the coding sequence GTGAGCGGAATCGCAAATCTGGTCGTTGCGCCCATCGTCCTGCCCCTGCTTGCCGGTGCAGGCATGCTGCTCTTGAATGGAGAGCGGCACCGCAACATCGTGGCTGCGGTTAACGTCGCCACGACGGTTGCACTCGTTTGTGTCGCGGTGATCTTGCTCGGAATGTCTGATTCGGGTCACCCCGAAATCAGGGAAGTCTATCGCCTGGGCGATTGGCCTGCGCCGTTCGGAATTGTCCTCGTTCTCGATCGGCTCTCCGGGCTCATGCTGCTCCTGACCAGCATCCTGGCGCTGGCGTCGCTCGTGTTCTCTCTCGCCCGTTGGCACCGGACAGGCGCGCATTTCCATCCGCTCTTTCAGTTTCTGTTGATGGGCCTCAATGGTGCCTTCCTGACCGGCGATCTCTTCAACCTGTTTGTCTTCTTCGAGTTGTTGCTGGCCGCTTCGTACGGACTTCTGCTGCATGGTTCCGGTCTCGCACGGGTGAAGGCTGGGTTGCACTACATCGTCATGAATCTGGTCGCGTCGCTATTGTTCCTGATCGGGGTCAGCCTGATCTATGGCGTCACCGGGACGCTCAATATGGCGGACCTCTCGGCGCGGATACCTGCAATCGCTGCGGAGAGCCGCGGTTTGCTCGAAGCAGGCGCCGGCATGCTGGCGGTGGCCTTCCTGCTCAAGGCCGGCATGTGGCCCCTGTGTTTCTGGCTGCCGACGGCCTACGCAGCCGCGAGTCCACCGGTGGCGTCGATCTTTGCGATCATGACCAAGGTCGGCGTGTATATCATCCTGCGTCTATCGCTGTTGCTTTTTGGTGAGGGCAGTGGCGCGTCAGCGGGCTTCGGCAGTGACTGGTTGTTATGGGGTGGGTTGGCGACGATCGCCTTCGGAGCGATCGGCACATTGGCATCCCAGGACACCGCCCGTCTCGGCGGCTTTTCGGTGCTCGTATCCTCCGGAACCGTGCTGGCAGCCGCGGGGACCGGGCAAGTCAGTGTCACCGGTGGAGCACTGTTTTACCTGGTCAGCTCGACCCTCGGCATCAGCGCGTTCTTCCTTCTGGCCGAACTCATCGAGCGCGGCCGCGAACCCGGAGCTGACGTGATCGCCGTCACGCGAGAAGCTTACGGAGATGACGATGCGGACCATACCGAAGAGGAAGTCGGCACGGCCATTGTGGCCACAATGGGATTGCTTGGCGTCGCCTTTATCGGGTGCGCACTGGTCATCGCCGGGCTGCCGCCGTTGTCGGGGTTCATAGCCAAATTCGCGCTGCTGACGGCGGTGCTTCGCCCCTCAGACATGCATCCGGGCGGTGCCGTTCCTGGCAGTGGATGGGCGCTCCTGTTGGCGCTCCTCGTATCCAGTTTTGCGGCGTTGGTCGCGCTGACCAGAGCAGGTATCCGCTCCTTCTGGGCCTCGCCAGATCGTACCGTGCCGCGTGTGCGCTTGATCGAGATGGCGCCCATCATGTTCCTGTTGATCATTTGCGCGGCCCAGACAGTGCTCGCCGGTCCGGTGATGCGTTTCATGCAGGCAACGGCGCAATCGCTGCACGCGCCGGCGGGCTACATCAGCGACGTCCTGGAGATCAGCGCCCAAGGCAGCCGAAAGGCGGGCGGCAAATGA
- a CDS encoding Na+/H+ antiporter subunit E → MTRFLPFPRMSFCLLALWLLLNQAVTIGHVLLGCVIALVGGRFLTVLELPSTRVRRPGVLLRLLGLVAIDIIRSNLAVGRIILGFGRRQRKSGFVNIPLDMRNPYGLALLACIITSSPGTLWVNFDAQKGLLMIHVLDLVDEAEWIRTIKQRYERHLLEIFE, encoded by the coding sequence ATGACGCGATTCCTGCCCTTTCCGCGGATGAGCTTCTGTCTGCTCGCATTGTGGCTACTGCTCAATCAGGCAGTCACGATCGGACATGTCCTTCTCGGTTGTGTGATTGCGCTCGTCGGCGGGCGGTTTCTCACCGTGCTGGAGTTACCAAGCACGCGCGTCAGGCGACCCGGCGTCCTTCTACGCCTGTTGGGATTGGTGGCGATCGATATCATCCGCTCCAACTTGGCGGTTGGCCGGATCATTCTCGGTTTTGGGCGCCGACAGCGAAAATCCGGGTTCGTGAACATTCCGCTCGATATGCGCAATCCCTACGGACTGGCGTTGCTGGCTTGCATCATTACCTCGAGCCCTGGAACGCTGTGGGTGAATTTCGATGCACAGAAGGGCTTGTTGATGATCCATGTTCTCGACCTGGTCGATGAAGCCGAGTGGATCCGCACGATCAAGCAGCGCTACGAACGCCATCTGCTGGAGATATTCGAATGA
- a CDS encoding K+/H+ antiporter subunit F, with protein MSQLLLIYALVAAQVLLVLAIGCGAVRIFRGPRAQDRVLGFDTLSVNAMLLLLTFGIRSGETLYFEAALAMALFGFVGTVALAKFLLRGEVIE; from the coding sequence ATGAGCCAGCTCTTGCTGATCTACGCGCTTGTCGCCGCGCAGGTACTTCTGGTGTTGGCTATCGGCTGTGGCGCGGTTCGCATCTTTCGGGGGCCGCGAGCACAGGATCGCGTTCTGGGCTTCGACACGCTGTCCGTGAACGCGATGTTGTTGCTTCTGACGTTCGGGATTCGATCCGGCGAAACGCTCTATTTCGAGGCGGCTCTCGCCATGGCCCTCTTCGGTTTTGTCGGTACGGTTGCGCTGGCGAAGTTTCTGCTGCGCGGCGAGGTGATCGAATGA
- the mnhG gene encoding monovalent cation/H(+) antiporter subunit G, whose product MNGIEHLPPWAAALTALLLLAGAAVTLVGSLGLLRFGTFYERVHAPTLGTTLGTVFIAAASIVCFSVLQSRPVLHEILIIGLGVVTTPIALTVLVGAARFRDTAEKSAQVRGPEGN is encoded by the coding sequence ATGAACGGCATCGAACACCTGCCGCCCTGGGCTGCGGCTCTCACGGCACTTCTCCTTCTTGCCGGCGCCGCCGTCACACTGGTCGGTTCGCTGGGCCTTTTGCGGTTCGGCACGTTCTACGAGCGGGTCCACGCGCCGACGCTCGGGACAACGCTGGGCACCGTATTCATTGCAGCTGCTTCAATCGTTTGCTTTTCGGTACTTCAGAGCAGGCCCGTGCTGCACGAAATCCTGATCATCGGGCTTGGCGTGGTAACCACGCCTATTGCCCTGACCGTATTGGTGGGCGCAGCGCGATTTCGCGATACCGCCGAAAAGAGTGCGCAGGTTCGCGGACCAGAGGGCAATTAG
- a CDS encoding universal stress protein: MNIVAATDFSTRSNRALRQAGLLARSPDAKLHLVHVVDEDQPAELIRIEEREAQRVLVEQIASMPELQNVQCYPTVVRGHPFDGILRAAAAADADLVVMGAHRKQFLRDIFTGTTIERVIRGGRYPVLMVNNEAQRRYERALVPVDMSDTSADAIRVGLSTRLLTEGATTILHAFSPMTKARLVRSGASAAVISGYVDSERLKATEELTKFLVANKLGTQRWSLQVAEGGPMQVITRAVSERQSDMLVMGTHGRSGLVRALIGSVTEEVLRSVSVDVLVVPPVGSERTMPSRPIIAEPQA; the protein is encoded by the coding sequence ATGAATATCGTCGCTGCGACAGATTTCTCGACCCGGTCCAATCGCGCTTTGCGGCAGGCCGGCCTGCTGGCGCGCTCCCCTGATGCAAAACTGCACCTTGTTCATGTCGTCGACGAGGATCAGCCAGCGGAGCTGATCCGCATCGAAGAGCGTGAGGCACAGCGGGTGCTGGTTGAGCAGATCGCATCCATGCCGGAGCTGCAAAACGTTCAGTGCTACCCGACTGTGGTCAGGGGCCATCCCTTTGACGGGATATTGCGAGCGGCTGCAGCAGCCGACGCGGATCTCGTTGTAATGGGAGCCCATCGTAAGCAGTTTCTGCGCGACATCTTCACAGGCACCACAATCGAGCGTGTAATTCGCGGAGGAAGGTATCCGGTTCTGATGGTGAACAACGAGGCGCAGCGGCGCTATGAACGCGCTCTGGTGCCGGTTGATATGTCGGATACATCCGCCGATGCAATCCGCGTGGGCCTGTCCACCAGACTTTTGACAGAGGGCGCAACAACGATCCTTCACGCCTTCTCGCCGATGACGAAAGCGCGATTGGTCCGCTCCGGTGCGAGCGCGGCCGTCATCAGCGGATATGTCGATAGCGAGCGTCTAAAGGCAACGGAGGAGCTGACGAAGTTTCTGGTGGCGAACAAGCTCGGCACGCAGCGATGGTCTCTCCAGGTCGCCGAGGGCGGGCCCATGCAGGTCATCACCCGTGCTGTTTCGGAGAGGCAGTCTGACATGCTGGTGATGGGGACGCACGGGCGATCTGGATTGGTTCGGGCGTTGATCGGGAGCGTAACGGAAGAAGTCCTGCGTTCGGTGAGTGTGGACGTTCTCGTTGTTCCTCCGGTCGGCTCTGAACGTACAATGCCAAGCCGGCCGATCATCGCCGAACCGCAGGCGTGA
- a CDS encoding DUF1254 domain-containing protein, translating to MIRLLFTIVAGVVLGLVVHLVSVLALPRIATQDAYSRLTPMTKLNAVTQLPLADPSTSPMPFMDPAFALAICRYDLSNGPIKLTVPVSQAYTSVSFYTRNEIAYYAINDRSAGKKVIELDLMTEPQHNELPEDEEITAADRLIIDSPSTTGLIVMKALAPEPGLMPQAQGSLAAASCGPQTEPPAKAEAPRGRR from the coding sequence ATGATCCGGCTGTTGTTCACCATCGTTGCCGGCGTGGTGCTGGGCCTCGTGGTCCATCTCGTCAGCGTGCTGGCGTTGCCGCGGATCGCGACCCAGGACGCCTATTCGCGGCTGACGCCGATGACGAAGCTCAACGCGGTCACGCAGCTTCCGCTCGCCGATCCCAGCACCTCGCCGATGCCGTTCATGGACCCGGCCTTTGCGCTCGCGATCTGCCGCTACGATCTGTCGAACGGGCCGATCAAGCTGACGGTCCCCGTCAGCCAGGCCTACACCTCGGTGTCGTTCTACACCCGCAACGAGATCGCCTATTACGCCATCAACGACCGCTCGGCCGGCAAGAAGGTAATCGAGCTCGACCTGATGACCGAGCCGCAGCACAACGAGCTGCCGGAGGACGAAGAGATCACCGCCGCCGATCGCCTGATCATCGATTCCCCCAGCACCACTGGCCTGATCGTGATGAAGGCGCTCGCCCCCGAGCCCGGCCTGATGCCGCAAGCGCAAGGCTCACTCGCGGCCGCGAGCTGCGGACCGCAGACCGAGCCGCCCGCCAAGGCCGAAGCGCCGCGCGGACGGCGCTGA
- a CDS encoding DUF1214 domain-containing protein, translated as MRLILITLTALLLATVVGVGATWMTTTRGTEIGALTIGPWTARPRTGTADVDPYSRATIVRNGELPIGTGDGVAFTATADDKKKVLDGRCDVVVSGVTPPARFWTLTLYDRKGHLVPNSLQRYGFTSQEIVRQSDGSFEIRIASRSRAGNWLPTGGIERYALMLRLYDTPVGVATRTQRDAPMPTITTAGCS; from the coding sequence GTGCGGCTGATCCTGATCACATTGACGGCCCTTCTGCTCGCAACCGTGGTGGGCGTCGGCGCGACCTGGATGACGACGACGCGCGGCACCGAGATCGGCGCGCTGACCATCGGCCCGTGGACCGCGCGTCCGCGCACCGGCACCGCCGACGTCGATCCCTATTCGCGCGCCACCATCGTGCGCAACGGCGAACTGCCGATCGGCACCGGCGATGGCGTCGCCTTCACCGCAACCGCCGACGACAAGAAGAAGGTGCTCGACGGCCGCTGCGACGTCGTGGTCTCCGGCGTGACGCCGCCGGCGCGATTCTGGACGCTGACGCTCTACGACCGCAAGGGTCATCTCGTCCCGAATTCGCTGCAGCGCTACGGCTTCACCAGCCAGGAGATCGTGCGGCAGTCCGACGGCTCGTTCGAGATCCGCATCGCCTCGCGCTCGCGCGCCGGCAACTGGCTTCCGACCGGCGGCATCGAGCGTTACGCGCTGATGCTGCGGCTCTACGACACCCCGGTCGGCGTTGCCACCCGCACCCAGCGCGACGCGCCGATGCCCACGATCACGACGGCGGGCTGCTCATGA